A region from the Carassius carassius chromosome 33, fCarCar2.1, whole genome shotgun sequence genome encodes:
- the nkx3-2 gene encoding homeobox protein Nkx-3.2 translates to MAVRSNSLMPFSIQAILNREDESRHLNDLEVCFSKSACWKIFGEMDGPDRSDEREHKNYDSDSGMSEDNDSKAQIDAKPEKDADLAEETDPESTAEHCRARDRVSDCPGGEEKSSDQPKQRKKRSRAAFSHAQVFELERRFNHQRYLSGPERADLAASLKLTETQVKIWFQNRRYKTKRRQMAADLLASAPAAKKVAVKVLVRDDRRQYSPGELLRPPLLSLQPPYYYPYTYCLPAWSLSSCSGSQ, encoded by the exons ATGGCTGTGCGCAGTAACTCTCTGATGCCGTTCTCCATTCAAGCCATCCTGAACCGAGAAGACGAGTCTCGCCATTTGAACGATCTGGAGGTGTGTTTCTCAAAAAGCGCTTGTTGGAAGATCTTCGGTGAAATGGATGGACCGGACAGGAGCGACGAGAGAGAGCACAAGAACTACGACTCGGACTCCGGGATGAGCGAGGACAACGACAGTAAAGCGCAGATCGACGCAAAGCCCGAGAAAGACGCAGATTTAGCGGAAGAAACGGATCCGGAGTCCACGGCGGAGCACTGCAGAGCCCGGGACCGTGTGTCCG ACTGTCCCGGCGGCGAGGAGAAGAGCAGCGATCAGCCCAAGCAGCGGAAGAAGCGCTCGCGCGCCGCGTTCTCTCACGCGCAGGTGTTCGAGCTCGAGCGCCGCTTCAATCATCAGCGCTATCTGTCGGGACCGGAGCGCGCGGACCTCGCCGCCTCCCTCAAACTCACCGAGACGCAGGTCAAGATCTGGTTCCAGAACCGACGGTACAAAACCAAGCGACGCCAGATGGCCGCCGATCTGCTGGCCTCGGCCCCGGCGGCGAAGAAGGTGGCCGTGAAGGTGCTGGTCCGGGACGACCGGAGACAATACAGCCCCGGAGAACTACTGCGACCGCCGCTGCTCTCCCTGCAGCCGCCCTATTACTACCCGTACACGTACTGCCTGCCCGCCTGGAGCCTGTCCTCCTGCTCCGGGAGCCAGTGA
- the LOC132114170 gene encoding biorientation of chromosomes in cell division protein 1-like 1, which translates to MIKASDEEEERKDEEDVTQEDRQQKPSRRGRPSKTSSATDDSDTGASEKREGEREREDDEEESRGRATTRAASRLEAEKNKPNKPSTRALSKLSGKEENSPNTRSVRGRKRDSSPALPRTRGAQKSDEPPSKRAKR; encoded by the exons ATGATCAAAGCGAGtgatgaagaggaggagaggaaggaTGAGGAAGACGTGACTCAGGAGGACCGGCAGCAGAAACCGTCCCGTCGTGGACGACCCTCCAAAACCTCCTCTGCCACAGATGACTCTG ACACAGGAGCGTcagagaagagagagggagagagagaacgagaggatGATGAAGAGGAGAGCAGAGGCAGAGCGACGACTCGTGCTGCGTCTCGTCTGGAGGCAGAGAA GAACAAACCCAACAAACCGTCCACTCGAGCGCTCAGTAAACTCAGCGGGAAAGAGGAAAACTCCCCGAACACACG gTCGGTGAGGGGACGCAAGCGTGACTCGAGTCCTGCTCTTCCTCGCACACGTGGAGCACAGAAATCTGATGAGCCGCCTTCAAAAAGAGCCAAACGATGA